One segment of Tamlana crocina DNA contains the following:
- the sucD gene encoding succinate--CoA ligase subunit alpha — translation MSVLVNKDSKIIVQGFTGSEGTFHASQMIEYGTNVVGGVTPGKGGQTHLDKPVFNTVLEAVEQVGADTTIIFVPPAFAADAIMEAADAGIKVIITITEGIPVADMITASNYIKGKDCRLIGPNCPGVITPGEAKVGIMPGFVFKSGKVGIVSKSGTLTYEAADQVVKQGLGITTAIGIGGDPIIGTTTKEAVELLINDPETEAVVMIGEIGGQLEADAANWYKESGSKKPIVGFIAGETAPAGRTMGHAGAIVGGSDDTAQAKKKIMRECGIHVVDSPAEIGKKVAEVMG, via the coding sequence ATGAGTGTTTTAGTAAATAAAGATTCGAAAATAATTGTTCAAGGATTTACAGGAAGCGAAGGTACGTTCCACGCTAGTCAAATGATTGAGTATGGTACTAATGTTGTTGGTGGGGTAACTCCGGGTAAAGGAGGTCAAACGCATTTAGATAAGCCTGTATTCAACACCGTTTTGGAAGCCGTTGAGCAAGTTGGTGCAGACACAACCATTATTTTTGTTCCGCCAGCATTTGCCGCCGATGCCATTATGGAGGCTGCCGATGCCGGTATAAAAGTGATTATTACTATTACTGAAGGAATTCCTGTTGCTGATATGATTACAGCATCAAACTATATAAAAGGTAAAGATTGCCGATTAATCGGCCCTAACTGTCCAGGGGTTATTACTCCGGGTGAAGCAAAAGTCGGTATCATGCCAGGTTTTGTTTTCAAATCAGGAAAAGTAGGTATCGTTTCTAAATCAGGAACGTTGACTTACGAAGCAGCCGATCAAGTAGTAAAACAAGGATTGGGAATCACAACGGCTATTGGTATTGGTGGAGACCCAATTATTGGTACCACTACAAAAGAAGCTGTTGAATTACTAATCAACGACCCAGAAACAGAAGCTGTTGTTATGATTGGTGAAATTGGCGGACAATTGGAAGCTGACGCAGCAAACTGGTACAAAGAAAGCGGAAGTAAAAAACCAATTGTAGGTTTCATCGCTGGAGAAACTGCTCCTGCTGGTCGTACTATGGGGCATGCTGGCGCTATTGTTGGAGGAAGCGACGATACTGCCCAAGCCAAAAAGAAAATCATGAGAGAATGCGGTATCCACGTGGTAGATTCTCCTGCTGAAATTGGAAAAAAAGTAGCCGAAGTGATGGGCTAA
- a CDS encoding UDP-3-O-(3-hydroxymyristoyl)glucosamine N-acyltransferase has product MKFPQEYTLSQIAELIGCKFVGNADFKVLGMNEIHVVEPGDIVFVDHPKYYDKALNSAATIVLINKEVDCPEGKALLVSDDPFRDFNKLTDYFKPFKASNATVSSSAKIGKNTVIQPNSFIGHNVTIGDNCVVHSNVSIYDDAVIGDNVTIHAGTVLGANAFYYKKRAEGYDRLKSGGRVVIEDHVDIGAACTIDRGVTADTRICEGSKIDNQVQIGHDTVIGKKCLIASQVGVAGCVVVEDEVTIWGQVGITSGITIGTKAVISAKAGVSKSLEGHKSYFGIPADDFRSKYKELASIKKIPEIIESLKKTK; this is encoded by the coding sequence ATGAAATTCCCTCAAGAATATACCCTGAGCCAAATTGCAGAATTAATTGGCTGTAAGTTTGTTGGTAATGCCGATTTTAAGGTTTTGGGCATGAACGAAATCCATGTGGTCGAACCCGGAGATATCGTTTTTGTGGACCATCCTAAGTATTACGATAAAGCTTTAAATTCGGCAGCGACCATTGTCTTGATCAATAAGGAAGTGGATTGCCCTGAAGGTAAAGCATTGTTGGTGAGTGACGATCCGTTTAGGGACTTCAATAAACTAACCGATTATTTTAAGCCGTTTAAAGCTTCAAATGCCACGGTTTCATCTTCAGCTAAAATAGGAAAAAACACTGTTATTCAGCCTAACAGTTTTATTGGTCACAACGTAACTATTGGCGATAATTGCGTTGTCCATTCCAATGTAAGTATTTATGATGATGCCGTTATTGGTGATAACGTCACCATTCATGCCGGTACGGTTTTGGGCGCCAATGCTTTTTATTATAAGAAAAGAGCCGAAGGCTACGACAGGTTAAAATCGGGTGGGCGAGTAGTTATCGAAGACCATGTGGATATTGGAGCTGCTTGCACGATTGACCGTGGCGTAACAGCTGATACGAGAATATGTGAGGGTTCAAAAATCGATAATCAAGTGCAAATTGGTCATGATACCGTAATTGGTAAAAAGTGTTTAATAGCATCGCAAGTTGGTGTGGCCGGTTGTGTGGTTGTTGAAGACGAGGTTACCATTTGGGGACAAGTAGGTATTACTAGCGGTATTACTATAGGAACAAAAGCCGTTATTTCTGCAAAAGCGGGCGTTAGTAAATCGTTGGAAGGCCATAAGAGTTATTTCGGCATTCCGGCTGATGATTTTCGTTCGAAGTATAAAGAACTAGCTTCTATCAAAAAAATTCCTGAGATAATTGAAAGCTTGAAAAAAACTAAGTAA
- the efp gene encoding elongation factor P has translation MATTSDIRNGLCIRYNNDIYKIVEFLHVKPGKGPAFVRTKLKSVTNGKVIDNTFSAGHKLDDVRVETHKFQYLYNDGEFYHFMNEADYTQIRLLEAALDRPDLMKEGEVVTVIINTEDNAPLSVEMPASVILEVTHTEPGVKGNTATNATKPATVETGAEVNVPLFINEGDKIKVETEKGTYKERVKE, from the coding sequence ATGGCAACAACATCAGATATTAGAAACGGATTGTGCATTAGATACAATAACGATATTTATAAAATTGTAGAATTTTTACACGTAAAACCAGGAAAAGGGCCTGCTTTTGTGCGCACCAAATTAAAAAGTGTAACCAACGGAAAAGTGATTGACAACACATTTTCTGCTGGCCATAAATTGGACGACGTTCGTGTGGAAACCCATAAATTTCAGTATTTATACAATGATGGGGAGTTTTATCATTTTATGAATGAGGCAGACTACACCCAAATAAGATTGTTGGAGGCCGCATTAGATCGTCCAGATTTAATGAAAGAAGGCGAAGTGGTAACCGTAATTATTAACACGGAAGATAACGCACCGCTTTCGGTTGAAATGCCAGCAAGTGTTATTTTGGAAGTTACCCACACCGAGCCTGGTGTAAAAGGGAACACAGCCACTAACGCAACAAAACCAGCAACGGTTGAAACAGGCGCAGAAGTGAATGTACCTTTATTTATAAATGAAGGTGACAAAATTAAAGTGGAGACCGAAAAGGGAACTTACAAAGAACGCGTAAAGGAATAA
- the lpxA gene encoding acyl-ACP--UDP-N-acetylglucosamine O-acyltransferase, translating to MNQPLAYVHPGAKIAKNVVIEPFATIHNNVKIGEGTWIGSNVTIMEGARIGKNCNIFPGAVISAVPQDLKYNDEDTTVEIGDNVTIRECVTINRGTADRMKTVVGDNCLIMAYCHIAHDCIVGNNCIFSNNSTLAGHITIGDYVVLAGMTAVHQFVSVGNHAFVTGGSLVRKDVPPYVKAAREPLSYVGINSVGLRRRGYSTEKIREIQDIFRILYQKNYNNTQAADIIEAEMEATPERDEILQFIRNSHRGIMKGYFKSN from the coding sequence ATGAATCAACCTTTAGCATATGTGCACCCCGGTGCCAAAATTGCAAAGAATGTAGTTATTGAGCCCTTTGCAACGATACATAATAATGTGAAAATAGGTGAGGGTACTTGGATTGGTAGCAACGTTACCATTATGGAAGGCGCCCGCATTGGCAAAAATTGCAATATTTTCCCAGGGGCAGTGATTTCAGCCGTGCCACAGGACTTAAAATATAACGACGAAGACACCACGGTTGAGATAGGTGATAACGTTACCATCCGCGAGTGTGTGACCATAAACCGCGGTACGGCAGACCGAATGAAAACCGTAGTAGGCGATAACTGTTTAATTATGGCTTATTGCCACATCGCGCACGATTGTATCGTAGGTAACAATTGCATCTTCTCAAACAATAGCACCTTGGCAGGTCACATTACCATTGGCGACTATGTGGTTTTAGCGGGTATGACGGCTGTTCATCAGTTTGTTTCCGTTGGAAATCATGCTTTTGTAACCGGAGGTTCTTTGGTTAGAAAAGACGTTCCGCCTTATGTAAAAGCGGCTCGCGAACCACTTTCGTATGTGGGGATTAATTCGGTAGGGTTGCGTCGTCGTGGTTATTCAACCGAAAAGATCAGGGAGATTCAGGATATTTTCAGAATTCTCTACCAAAAAAATTATAACAATACACAGGCTGCCGATATTATCGAAGCAGAAATGGAAGCCACGCCAGAACGCGATGAAATTCTTCAATTTATTAGAAATTCGCACCGTGGTATAATGAAAGGATATTTTAAATCAAATTAA
- a CDS encoding bifunctional UDP-3-O-[3-hydroxymyristoyl] N-acetylglucosamine deacetylase/3-hydroxyacyl-ACP dehydratase: MGIINTENNQKTIKEAISLTGVGLHTGKDVTLTFKPAEANFGLAFKRVDLEGEPIIEADANYVTNTQRGTCLEKNGVTIQTSEHVLAALVGMDVDNAIIELNASEPPIMDGSSKFFVEAIEKSGVVELDAQREVFEITDIVSYVDEESGSEILVMPAKEYQITTMVDFGTKVLGTQNATLSQISDFKNDIANSRTFSFLHEIEMLLENGLIKGGDLNNAIVYVDKELSPETMEKLRVAFKKDNIAVKPNGILDNLTLHHPNEAARHKLLDVLGDLALIGTRIRGKVIANKPGHFVNTQFAKKLSKIIKNERRNNVPNIDLNQPPLMDVTQIMAMLPHRQPFLLIDKVFELTDKNVIATKNVTMNEEFFKGHFPGAPVMPGVLIVEAMAQTGGILVLNTVPDPENYLTFFMKMDNVKFKQKVMPGDTLIFNCTLITPIRRGICHMQGYAYANGKLCAEAELMAQISKVK, encoded by the coding sequence ATGGGAATAATAAATACTGAAAACAACCAAAAAACCATTAAGGAGGCCATTTCTTTAACGGGTGTTGGATTGCATACAGGGAAAGATGTTACCTTGACTTTCAAGCCAGCAGAAGCCAATTTTGGTTTGGCTTTTAAACGTGTTGACCTAGAAGGCGAGCCAATAATTGAGGCCGATGCCAACTATGTAACCAATACCCAACGTGGTACTTGCTTGGAAAAAAATGGTGTAACTATTCAAACTTCAGAACATGTTTTGGCCGCTTTGGTGGGAATGGATGTTGATAATGCTATTATTGAATTGAACGCATCCGAGCCTCCAATTATGGATGGTTCTTCCAAATTTTTTGTTGAAGCTATTGAAAAATCGGGCGTTGTGGAGCTTGATGCCCAACGTGAGGTTTTCGAAATCACAGATATTGTTTCTTATGTAGATGAAGAATCTGGAAGTGAGATTTTAGTGATGCCAGCTAAAGAGTACCAAATTACCACTATGGTGGATTTTGGCACTAAAGTTTTGGGTACACAAAATGCGACTTTAAGTCAAATTTCAGATTTTAAAAATGATATTGCCAATTCCAGAACATTCAGCTTTTTGCATGAAATTGAAATGTTATTGGAAAACGGACTTATAAAAGGGGGCGATTTGAACAACGCCATTGTTTATGTAGATAAGGAATTGTCTCCAGAAACCATGGAAAAGTTAAGAGTAGCTTTCAAAAAAGATAATATTGCCGTAAAACCAAACGGTATATTAGATAACCTAACCCTACATCACCCTAACGAAGCAGCTAGACACAAATTGCTCGATGTATTGGGCGATTTAGCTTTAATCGGCACAAGAATTAGAGGTAAGGTAATTGCCAACAAACCAGGGCATTTTGTGAATACCCAATTCGCTAAAAAGCTTTCAAAAATTATAAAAAACGAAAGACGCAACAATGTACCTAATATCGATTTGAATCAACCGCCATTAATGGATGTGACTCAAATTATGGCTATGTTGCCGCACCGTCAACCATTTTTGTTGATTGACAAGGTTTTTGAGCTTACAGATAAAAATGTAATTGCAACAAAAAACGTTACCATGAACGAGGAGTTTTTTAAAGGACACTTTCCTGGAGCTCCCGTTATGCCCGGTGTTTTAATAGTTGAGGCTATGGCACAAACCGGAGGGATTTTGGTTTTAAATACGGTGCCAGATCCAGAAAATTACTTGACGTTCTTCATGAAAATGGACAATGTTAAGTTCAAACAAAAAGTCATGCCCGGCGATACGTTAATTTTCAATTGTACGTTAATAACACCTATACGTCGAGGTATTTGCCATATGCAAGGTTATGCTTACGCTAACGGAAAACTTTGTGCAGAAGCAGAATTAATGGCACAAATTTCTAAAGTAAAATAA
- the lpxD gene encoding UDP-3-O-(3-hydroxymyristoyl)glucosamine N-acyltransferase, protein MKFTAQQIAGILEGDVVGNPEVEVSKIAKIEEGFEGALTFLANPKYTPHIYKTKASVTIVNKTFRPEDSLTTTLIKVDDAYLAFSKILEYYNSVKLNKVGVEQPCFISNSSKYGDNVYIGAFSYIGENVVMGDNVKIFPNTYIGDNSVLDDNTIVFAGAKIYSETIIGKNCVINAGAVIGADGFGFAPNEDGSYSKIPQTGNVIIEDFVDVGAATTIDRATFGSTIIRAGVKLDNQIQIGHNVEIGKNTVIAAQTGIAGSSKIGKNCQIGGQVGIVGHITIGDNVRIQAQSGIGRNVKDNEMLQGSPAIKLSDYNKSYVHFKNLPTIVKNINELEKNKWE, encoded by the coding sequence GTGAAGTTTACAGCACAACAAATAGCAGGGATTTTAGAAGGCGATGTAGTTGGAAACCCAGAGGTTGAAGTATCTAAAATAGCTAAGATCGAGGAAGGTTTTGAGGGTGCGTTAACTTTTTTGGCAAATCCAAAATATACGCCACACATTTATAAAACAAAGGCATCGGTAACTATTGTTAATAAAACGTTTAGACCGGAAGATAGCCTAACTACAACCTTAATAAAAGTAGATGATGCCTATTTGGCGTTTTCAAAAATATTAGAATACTACAATTCCGTAAAGCTCAACAAAGTAGGCGTAGAACAGCCTTGCTTTATTTCAAATTCTTCAAAATACGGCGATAACGTTTACATTGGCGCTTTTAGTTACATTGGTGAGAATGTGGTGATGGGCGATAATGTTAAAATTTTTCCGAATACTTATATTGGTGACAATTCGGTGTTGGACGACAATACTATTGTCTTTGCCGGAGCAAAAATCTATTCTGAAACCATAATTGGAAAAAATTGTGTTATCAATGCAGGTGCGGTAATTGGAGCCGATGGTTTTGGTTTTGCACCAAATGAAGATGGGAGTTACAGCAAAATTCCACAAACAGGAAATGTAATTATTGAAGATTTTGTTGATGTGGGGGCTGCGACAACCATAGATCGCGCTACTTTTGGATCAACCATAATCAGGGCAGGAGTAAAACTCGATAACCAAATCCAAATTGGACATAACGTAGAAATTGGAAAAAATACGGTTATCGCTGCACAAACGGGTATTGCGGGATCTTCAAAAATTGGGAAAAATTGCCAAATTGGTGGTCAAGTGGGCATTGTAGGCCACATTACTATTGGCGACAATGTGAGGATACAAGCGCAATCGGGCATTGGCCGAAACGTAAAGGATAACGAAATGTTACAAGGTTCGCCCGCCATAAAATTGAGCGACTACAATAAATCTTATGTTCATTTTAAGAACTTACCAACTATAGTTAAAAATATAAACGAACTAGAAAAGAATAAATGGGAATAA
- a CDS encoding HD domain-containing protein, with product MNKLKILNDPIYGFITIPNSLIFDLIQHKYFQRLRRITQMGMSYLVYPGAHHTRFHHAIGCVHLMQQAINVLRFKGVTISKQEESALYIAILLHDIGHGPFSHAMENSIVNNVSHEEISLLFMERLNKEFNGSLTLAIEIFKDEYPKKFMCQLVSGQLDMDRADYLKRDSFYTGVAEGNINSERLITMLNVVDDELVVEEKGIYSVEKFLIARRLMYWQVYLHKTGLVAEQLLIRVLKRAQELYDGGEPLAGSDALMYFLKNKITPDNFDEQTLDVFSQLDDYDVIAAMKHWQKHDDFVLSNLSEMIINRELLKIKVKNKPVKPESLQKHIKSLIEKHNINEHEARYFVFTGDISNQAYHIKHKGINILHKSGKIEDIVKASDQLNLKALSKPVTKYYICYPKRKL from the coding sequence TTGAACAAACTTAAAATATTAAACGACCCAATTTACGGATTTATTACCATTCCTAATTCGTTAATTTTTGATTTAATACAGCATAAGTACTTTCAGCGGTTACGTCGAATAACCCAAATGGGCATGTCTTATTTGGTGTATCCTGGGGCGCATCATACGCGGTTTCATCACGCTATTGGTTGTGTGCATTTAATGCAACAAGCTATTAATGTGCTTCGTTTTAAAGGGGTTACGATTTCAAAGCAAGAAGAAAGCGCACTTTATATAGCTATTTTGCTGCACGATATTGGTCATGGTCCGTTTTCGCATGCCATGGAAAACAGTATTGTAAATAATGTGTCGCACGAGGAAATTTCGTTGCTGTTTATGGAGCGGTTAAATAAAGAATTTAACGGAAGTTTAACGCTCGCCATTGAAATTTTTAAGGACGAATATCCCAAAAAATTTATGTGCCAGCTGGTTTCGGGTCAATTGGATATGGATCGGGCCGATTATTTAAAACGTGATAGTTTTTACACTGGGGTTGCCGAGGGGAACATAAACAGCGAGCGCTTAATTACCATGCTTAATGTAGTTGACGATGAGTTGGTAGTTGAAGAAAAAGGTATTTATAGCGTTGAAAAATTTCTTATTGCACGGCGTTTAATGTACTGGCAGGTTTATTTGCATAAAACGGGACTGGTGGCTGAGCAATTATTGATTCGGGTTTTAAAGCGCGCTCAAGAGTTGTACGATGGCGGTGAGCCTTTGGCAGGTAGCGATGCCCTAATGTATTTTTTGAAGAATAAAATCACTCCCGATAATTTTGATGAACAAACGTTAGATGTGTTTAGCCAACTGGATGATTATGATGTTATTGCCGCTATGAAACATTGGCAAAAACACGACGATTTTGTGCTGAGCAATTTAAGCGAAATGATTATTAATAGAGAGTTGCTGAAAATAAAAGTAAAAAACAAACCCGTTAAGCCAGAAAGCCTTCAAAAGCATATAAAATCCTTAATTGAAAAGCATAATATAAATGAACACGAAGCCCGATATTTTGTGTTTACAGGAGACATTTCAAACCAAGCGTACCACATAAAACATAAGGGGATAAATATTTTACATAAATCGGGGAAGATTGAAGATATTGTTAAGGCCTCAGACCAACTTAACTTAAAAGCCTTATCAAAACCAGTAACCAAATATTATATATGTTACCCAAAACGTAAACTTTAA
- a CDS encoding bifunctional response regulator/alkaline phosphatase family protein, translating to MNMIKILWVDDEIDLLKPHILFLEKKNYQVTSCQSGSEAIDILEEKSFDIVFLDENMPGLTGLETLNGIKEKKDSLPVVMITKSEEEYIMEEAIGNKIADYLIKPVNPNQILLSLKKNLDHSRLVSEKTTSNYQQEFRKIAMDMAMVNSYEEWANLYQKLIYWEIQLEDIEDVGMFEILESQKTEANIQFGKFIEKNYANWFKPNTDAPIMSHTLFKEKIVPEISKEQPTVLVVIDNLRYDQWKAFEPVINNYYKKEKEEAFFSILPTATQYARNAIFSGLMPSDMEKLFPQYWKNDTDEGGKNLHEADFLETQIKRLGLTHLEYEYHKITNLKTGKKLADNFKSLKNNDLTVIVYNFVDMLSHSKTEMDVVKELASNDKAYRSLTLSWFKNSPLFEMIQQAQRLGFKLILTTDHGTINVKKPSKVIGDRDTSLNLRYKTGKSLTYDDKDVLVAKDPKELHLPSINMSSSYIFAKSDLFFAYPNNYNHYVSYYRNTYQHGGVSLEEMIIPFVVFNPR from the coding sequence ATAAATATGATAAAAATACTTTGGGTTGATGACGAAATAGATTTACTGAAGCCACATATATTGTTCTTGGAAAAGAAAAATTACCAAGTAACCAGTTGCCAAAGTGGATCTGAAGCTATTGATATTTTAGAGGAAAAGAGTTTCGACATTGTATTTTTAGATGAAAACATGCCAGGCTTAACCGGTTTGGAAACCTTAAACGGCATTAAGGAAAAGAAAGATAGCCTGCCCGTGGTGATGATTACCAAAAGCGAGGAGGAATATATTATGGAGGAAGCCATTGGCAACAAGATTGCCGATTACCTTATAAAACCAGTAAACCCCAACCAAATCCTTTTAAGTTTAAAGAAAAATTTAGACCACTCCCGTTTGGTTTCGGAAAAAACCACCTCAAACTATCAACAGGAATTCAGAAAAATAGCTATGGATATGGCCATGGTAAACAGTTATGAAGAATGGGCAAACCTCTACCAAAAACTGATTTATTGGGAAATTCAGCTGGAAGACATTGAAGATGTGGGCATGTTCGAAATTTTGGAATCGCAAAAAACCGAGGCCAACATCCAATTCGGAAAGTTTATTGAAAAAAATTATGCCAATTGGTTTAAGCCCAATACCGATGCGCCCATCATGTCGCACACGCTTTTCAAGGAAAAGATTGTCCCAGAAATTAGCAAAGAGCAACCCACCGTTTTGGTGGTCATTGATAATTTGCGTTACGATCAGTGGAAAGCTTTCGAACCTGTAATAAACAATTATTATAAAAAGGAAAAAGAAGAAGCTTTTTTCAGCATTTTACCAACTGCTACCCAATATGCCAGAAATGCCATATTCTCGGGATTGATGCCTAGTGATATGGAAAAACTCTTTCCACAGTATTGGAAAAATGACACCGATGAGGGCGGCAAGAACCTACACGAAGCAGACTTTTTAGAAACTCAAATAAAGCGCTTAGGACTTACCCACTTAGAGTACGAGTACCATAAAATAACCAATTTAAAAACAGGAAAGAAACTTGCTGATAATTTCAAATCACTAAAAAACAATGACTTGACCGTTATTGTTTATAATTTTGTGGATATGCTGTCGCATTCAAAAACCGAAATGGATGTGGTAAAGGAATTAGCCTCAAACGATAAGGCCTACCGATCCCTTACCTTAAGCTGGTTTAAAAACTCTCCCCTTTTTGAAATGATACAACAGGCGCAACGTTTAGGCTTCAAACTAATATTAACTACGGATCATGGTACTATAAATGTTAAAAAACCTTCAAAAGTTATTGGAGACAGGGATACGAGTTTAAACCTTCGCTACAAAACAGGGAAAAGCCTCACTTACGACGATAAAGATGTTTTGGTTGCTAAAGATCCCAAGGAACTTCACCTGCCCAGTATAAATATGAGCAGCTCGTACATATTCGCCAAAAGCGACCTGTTCTTTGCCTACCCGAACAATTATAACCACTACGTTAGTTATTATAGGAACACCTACCAGCACGGCGGGGTTTCCTTAGAAGAAATGATAATCCCGTTTGTGGTTTTCAACCCTAGGTAA
- the tsaE gene encoding tRNA (adenosine(37)-N6)-threonylcarbamoyltransferase complex ATPase subunit type 1 TsaE, with protein MEIRYNLDEVEDVAKKVVTNLKSKTLLFYGSMGVGKTTLIKTIVKTLGSFEIASSPTFSIVNEYDLENDKIYHFDLYRIKDLEEAYNFGIEDYLESNHWKLIEWPEKIEPILFDTFDKIKLEIKEHNLRVLTLE; from the coding sequence TTGGAGATACGTTATAACCTAGACGAAGTTGAAGATGTTGCGAAGAAAGTCGTAACAAATTTAAAATCAAAAACTTTGTTGTTTTACGGTAGCATGGGAGTTGGTAAAACCACTCTTATTAAAACCATTGTAAAGACTTTGGGGAGTTTTGAAATAGCCAGTAGCCCCACCTTCTCCATTGTTAATGAATATGATCTAGAAAATGATAAAATTTATCATTTTGACCTCTATCGAATAAAGGATTTGGAAGAGGCCTATAATTTCGGAATTGAAGATTATTTAGAATCCAATCATTGGAAATTAATCGAGTGGCCCGAAAAAATAGAGCCCATTTTGTTCGATACATTTGATAAAATTAAATTAGAAATTAAAGAGCACAACCTAAGAGTTTTAACTCTTGAATAA